A portion of the Deltaproteobacteria bacterium genome contains these proteins:
- a CDS encoding type II secretion system F family protein: MMASIGTVVVALLFCGALGVGVAVLVAWGADQQARQAARVRLQMTTSGAAWMAVLIGPLAVQLRPWLQRPWCDVYRQQLDQVFVGLGLRAWRSEHLVAGVGVLVVLFGSLFTVCTSLGARSILPALCCGVTLPGVWLRCAWLARCHSIERVLPMVMELLATAVAAGLDLTSATARVAEALPDSPLRRLLDQLRADLVVGVGQAAAWRGFAVRAAVPAVERFVALLAQAQRLGTPIAELLQAQAVALRTERFQHAERRGAVASQLLLLPTIICILPAYFCLVLGGLIAGFVTYGWEGMF, translated from the coding sequence ATGATGGCGTCCATTGGCACCGTGGTGGTGGCCCTACTCTTTTGTGGCGCGCTGGGCGTGGGCGTCGCCGTCCTTGTGGCATGGGGCGCGGACCAGCAGGCGCGGCAGGCCGCGCGCGTGCGCTTGCAGATGACGACGTCCGGCGCAGCCTGGATGGCCGTGCTGATCGGGCCGCTGGCGGTGCAGTTGCGCCCGTGGTTACAGCGGCCGTGGTGCGACGTGTATCGCCAACAACTGGATCAAGTCTTCGTCGGCCTTGGGCTGCGGGCGTGGCGGAGTGAACATCTGGTTGCAGGCGTCGGCGTGCTGGTCGTGTTGTTCGGAAGCCTCTTCACCGTCTGCACGTCGCTCGGCGCGCGCAGCATTCTCCCGGCCCTCTGTTGCGGTGTGACGTTGCCGGGCGTGTGGTTGCGCTGTGCCTGGTTGGCGCGGTGTCACTCCATCGAGCGTGTACTTCCAATGGTCATGGAACTCTTGGCGACGGCCGTGGCGGCCGGTCTCGATCTGACGTCGGCCACCGCGCGTGTCGCCGAGGCGCTGCCCGATTCGCCGCTGCGTCGATTGCTCGACCAACTGCGTGCCGATCTGGTGGTTGGCGTCGGCCAGGCAGCTGCCTGGCGCGGCTTCGCGGTTCGCGCGGCGGTGCCCGCCGTAGAGCGTTTTGTGGCGTTGCTTGCGCAAGCGCAACGCCTCGGCACGCCGATTGCGGAGTTGCTGCAGGCGCAGGCCGTCGCGTTGCGCACCGAACGCTTCCAACATGCGGAACGCCGCGGGGCCGTGGCGAGTCAACTGTTGCTGCTCCCGACCATCATTTGCATCCTCCCGGCGTATTTCTGCCTCGTGCTCGGCGGGCTGATCGCCGGTTTCGTAACATACGGGTGGGAGGGGATGTTTTAG
- a CDS encoding type II secretion system F family protein: MRRLRNNLRDVLPLTQPSPQREREAAAPRTAAGRIYRQRRAAQREMPEAVTLLANALGAGLPLSHAVQFVAAQGAPVVRPAFARVAAELELGMPLAGALRTLRDDIGGDDVEQLLFALGALHAAGGNLIAVLQQLAATMRERARVRGRVRVMVTQGMVSGLIIAGLPLLLLAVLARFAPQFVTPLWTTALGRLFFGAGLVLEMLGLLWISRIVRVEIS; this comes from the coding sequence ATGCGCCGACTGCGTAATAATCTGCGAGATGTCCTCCCCCTCACCCAACCCTCTCCCCAAAGGGAGAGGGAGGCGGCTGCCCCGCGGACTGCTGCGGGGCGCATCTATCGCCAGCGGCGTGCGGCCCAACGCGAGATGCCGGAGGCCGTGACGCTGCTCGCAAACGCGCTCGGCGCCGGATTGCCGTTGTCGCACGCGGTGCAGTTTGTGGCTGCGCAGGGGGCGCCGGTTGTGCGCCCCGCCTTTGCCCGAGTCGCTGCTGAATTGGAACTCGGGATGCCGCTCGCCGGTGCGCTGCGCACTTTACGCGACGACATCGGTGGCGACGACGTGGAGCAACTCCTCTTCGCCCTCGGCGCGCTACACGCGGCGGGCGGCAATCTGATCGCCGTGTTGCAGCAGCTCGCTGCAACGATGCGGGAGCGAGCCCGCGTGCGGGGGCGGGTGCGCGTGATGGTCACGCAAGGGATGGTCAGCGGCCTCATCATTGCCGGACTGCCGCTGCTGCTACTCGCCGTGTTAGCGCGCTTTGCGCCGCAATTCGTGACGCCGCTTTGGACCACGGCGTTGGGGCGACTGTTTTTCGGTGCCGGGCTGGTGTTGGAAATGTTGGGGCTGTTGTGGATTTCACGCATCGTGCGTGTGGAGATTTCATGA
- the tadA gene encoding Flp pilus assembly complex ATPase component TadA, with the protein MTRVVCVMGAKDGVGCTTLAVNLGIVWSEDPTERVLLIDADRDHAGDVASQLGVAQLRSWTAARDAWTRWRGAALEGFLAVPSRPLSAVACDTALPTAALTTQLSSAMAALRAQYSTVVLDAGSRLTPDIAAWWPWVTHWACVVTPDPGALHAAVRLLAAWQRAFIAAPHRLVCGNRWGDQAPISVVTAAERLGHPLVFALPDEPLAAAATAEGLPLAMRRPSPGWVYALREGCDRWVAVAPLAPDVVRPEQLFPQLRTERTATPVSTEAAPPSLDGLKDRLLDQFFSEADAATLPAAATPCMSTPNEDPRRIAAEAVMVRVLDAHAAALPATVDRTQLLIELLDEALLLGPLEVLLADPDVTEVMVNGPNEVYVERQGRLTRTAVHFRHRGQLQRVIERIVSGAGRRVDESSPIVDARLSDGARVNIVLAPLALNGPILTIRRFGTTAWTLARLQERGAVTAQRAEQLAALVRARKNILVVGGTGSGKTTLLNALSGCISATERIITIEDAAELQLQQPHVVRLEARPANLEGAGAITIRDLVRTALRMRPDRIIVGECRGGEALDMLQAMNTGHDGSLTTLHANSPREAIARLATLVCFAGVDLPLRAIYEQVVGALDVVVQVVRRATGERAVADVMAVVGLAGDTVELQEVADAPTA; encoded by the coding sequence ATGACCCGCGTCGTTTGCGTGATGGGCGCTAAAGATGGTGTCGGCTGCACGACGCTGGCAGTCAATCTCGGGATTGTCTGGTCCGAAGATCCCACGGAACGCGTGCTGTTGATCGACGCCGACCGCGATCACGCCGGCGACGTGGCCAGCCAACTCGGTGTGGCCCAGCTGCGCAGCTGGACCGCTGCACGCGACGCGTGGACGCGCTGGCGCGGGGCCGCGCTGGAGGGATTTCTGGCCGTGCCGAGTCGCCCGCTGAGCGCTGTGGCGTGCGACACCGCGCTGCCGACTGCGGCGCTGACCACGCAGCTGTCCAGCGCGATGGCGGCGTTGCGCGCACAATATTCCACGGTCGTGCTGGATGCCGGGAGTCGTCTGACGCCCGACATCGCGGCGTGGTGGCCGTGGGTTACGCACTGGGCCTGCGTCGTCACGCCGGATCCGGGCGCGCTGCATGCCGCCGTGCGCCTGCTTGCGGCCTGGCAACGCGCGTTTATTGCGGCGCCGCACCGATTGGTGTGTGGGAATCGATGGGGCGACCAAGCCCCAATCTCCGTCGTGACCGCAGCGGAACGGCTCGGCCATCCTCTCGTGTTCGCGCTCCCTGACGAGCCATTGGCCGCTGCGGCCACCGCCGAAGGACTGCCACTGGCGATGCGTCGACCATCGCCCGGATGGGTGTACGCATTGCGCGAAGGTTGCGATCGCTGGGTCGCCGTGGCGCCGTTGGCCCCCGACGTCGTCCGTCCGGAACAGCTGTTCCCGCAACTGCGCACCGAACGGACTGCGACGCCTGTCTCGACGGAAGCGGCCCCGCCGTCGCTTGATGGGCTCAAGGATCGTTTGCTCGATCAATTTTTTTCAGAAGCGGACGCCGCTACCTTGCCCGCAGCAGCAACACCGTGCATGTCCACGCCCAACGAGGACCCACGGCGCATCGCCGCGGAGGCCGTGATGGTCCGCGTGCTCGACGCCCATGCCGCAGCGCTCCCGGCCACCGTGGATCGCACGCAGTTGCTGATTGAACTCCTCGATGAAGCCTTACTGCTCGGTCCATTAGAGGTCTTGCTCGCCGATCCCGATGTCACGGAGGTGATGGTCAATGGACCGAACGAAGTCTACGTGGAGCGGCAAGGCCGACTCACGCGGACGGCGGTGCATTTCCGGCACCGAGGACAGTTACAACGCGTGATCGAGCGGATCGTCAGCGGCGCGGGACGTCGTGTGGATGAGAGCTCGCCAATCGTCGATGCGCGGCTGTCGGATGGAGCGCGTGTGAATATTGTCCTGGCGCCGCTCGCATTGAATGGCCCGATCCTAACCATTCGTCGCTTTGGAACAACGGCGTGGACATTGGCGCGGCTTCAGGAACGCGGCGCCGTTACGGCGCAGCGTGCGGAACAGTTGGCGGCGTTGGTGCGGGCGCGGAAAAACATCCTCGTGGTCGGCGGCACGGGGAGCGGCAAGACGACGCTGCTGAATGCCCTCTCCGGTTGTATCTCCGCGACCGAACGAATCATCACGATCGAAGACGCGGCGGAATTGCAGTTGCAACAGCCGCATGTCGTGCGTCTCGAGGCACGGCCGGCCAATTTGGAAGGGGCGGGCGCGATCACGATCCGCGACTTGGTGCGCACCGCGCTGCGGATGCGTCCGGACCGGATTATTGTCGGCGAATGTCGCGGCGGCGAGGCGCTCGATATGTTGCAAGCGATGAATACCGGACACGATGGGTCTCTCACCACACTCCACGCGAACAGTCCGCGCGAGGCAATCGCGCGCTTAGCGACGCTCGTCTGTTTCGCCGGCGTCGATCTGCCGCTGCGCGCCATTTACGAACAAGTTGTCGGCGCACTCGATGTCGTCGTGCAAGTGGTGCGGCGGGCGACCGGGGAGCGGGCGGTTGCGGACGTGATGGCCGTCGTCGGTTTGGCGGGCGATACCGTCGAACTGCAGGAGGTCGCCGATGCGCCGACTGCGTAA
- a CDS encoding pilus assembly protein N-terminal domain-containing protein — protein sequence MDANDCHAVRRWVRAFLICWPVLFVALPLWAVEQRAQQLVKGQSSTLTTDYEIGDAAITDPSVCDFVVRDSRREVYLNARAPGAVTLTLWDQQGVQRDVIPVQVTSADLAAIQAKASTAIGTAGLRFVRRGDEIVLEGEVDSAAALARADALAASEPHVRNAVRLGAKALDRLSADIARAVGRPGITVRRVQDQLLLEGIAYSPEAAKRAEQIARIYHSAVVNLLEVRNTTRAPGERPMVHLDVYFMELKKSALRGFGVRWTPGATARSHGEGLGGLLGSAVGVVFNLLPKVHLARERGEAKILEHPNLVVKSGENAVFFSGSEVPYQSGQGVQFKEVGVKIEAEPIAYGDDVDLKINATISALGSGENRAIDRRTIATSAYCKSGESIILGGLWNHGAATSWNKIPDGVDTSSALFTLALSKDFQSRQSDFVIFVTPRTTTHATRAEQALQDWEALRQELERPPTKRIRTRDASRWSRPEFARSPRRDHEDVTTNATAITETPVPRTPAASPAHPARVIQLPEALQ from the coding sequence GTGGACGCTAACGACTGCCATGCCGTGCGTAGGTGGGTGCGTGCGTTTCTCATCTGCTGGCCCGTGCTGTTCGTCGCGCTGCCGCTCTGGGCCGTAGAACAGCGCGCGCAGCAGCTGGTGAAAGGACAATCGTCGACGCTCACCACCGATTACGAAATCGGCGACGCCGCGATCACCGATCCCTCGGTCTGCGACTTCGTAGTGCGGGACAGTCGCCGCGAAGTGTATTTGAACGCGCGCGCCCCCGGCGCGGTGACACTCACGTTGTGGGATCAGCAAGGCGTGCAGCGCGATGTCATTCCGGTCCAAGTGACGAGCGCCGACTTGGCCGCGATCCAGGCCAAGGCCTCCACGGCCATTGGGACTGCCGGGCTCCGGTTCGTACGGCGCGGCGATGAGATCGTGCTCGAAGGCGAAGTCGATTCTGCAGCGGCCTTGGCGCGAGCCGACGCGCTCGCCGCCAGCGAGCCGCATGTCCGCAATGCGGTGCGATTGGGCGCGAAGGCCCTCGACCGTTTGAGTGCGGACATCGCACGTGCCGTGGGGCGTCCCGGCATCACTGTGCGGCGGGTGCAAGACCAACTGTTGCTCGAAGGGATCGCATACAGCCCCGAAGCGGCCAAACGGGCGGAGCAGATTGCACGTATTTATCACAGTGCCGTGGTGAATTTACTCGAAGTGCGGAACACCACGCGCGCCCCGGGCGAACGCCCAATGGTGCACTTGGATGTCTACTTCATGGAATTGAAGAAGAGCGCGTTGCGCGGATTCGGCGTGCGGTGGACGCCGGGCGCCACGGCGCGGAGTCACGGCGAGGGACTCGGTGGGTTGCTCGGCTCCGCTGTCGGCGTGGTCTTCAATCTGTTGCCGAAAGTCCATTTGGCGCGCGAACGCGGCGAAGCGAAGATCCTCGAACATCCGAATCTCGTGGTGAAGAGCGGCGAGAACGCCGTGTTCTTCAGCGGAAGCGAAGTCCCGTATCAAAGCGGCCAAGGTGTGCAATTCAAAGAGGTCGGTGTAAAGATCGAAGCCGAACCGATCGCGTACGGCGACGACGTCGATCTGAAAATCAACGCGACGATCTCCGCGTTAGGGAGCGGCGAAAATCGCGCGATCGATCGACGCACCATTGCCACCAGCGCATATTGCAAGAGCGGTGAGAGCATTATCCTCGGCGGTCTGTGGAATCACGGCGCGGCCACGAGTTGGAATAAAATTCCGGACGGTGTCGACACCTCGTCGGCGCTGTTCACGTTGGCCCTCTCGAAGGATTTCCAGTCGCGCCAATCCGATTTCGTGATCTTCGTGACGCCGCGGACCACGACGCATGCGACCCGCGCGGAACAAGCGCTGCAGGACTGGGAGGCGTTGCGTCAGGAGCTGGAACGGCCACCGACCAAACGCATCCGGACGCGCGATGCGTCGCGTTGGTCGCGGCCCGAGTTTGCCCGATCACCGCGCCGCGATCACGAAGACGTAACCACGAATGCCACGGCAATCACGGAGACACCGGTGCCGCGCACCCCCGCAGCGTCTCCAGCCCATCCCGCGCGCGTGATCCAACTCCCGGAGGCATTACAATGA
- the cpaB gene encoding Flp pilus assembly protein CpaB: MHNEPERGSLHLLDRLNRYRGPVSVVCGAIAALISLVYFSGRDAWLRAQGRSVPVLTAATDLPAGVALAPTHLRIVAIPRQFIPAGVLTRAEDAVGLVTLTGLRAGEPITDTRIAPATQAAQVAAAVPAGRRAVSVPYQAARAAGGLVRPHDRVDLLVSFDFGARDAAETSVFTVLRNLEVLAVNREISGTAPLRDLKLDAASTLAARREAASEGTVTLAVTPEEAQRVVFAVENGVVHLTLRGNGEHEEAAPILAPATAANVTGLSSLIRRREYRGR; this comes from the coding sequence ATCGGTATCGAGGTCCCGTCTCAGTGGTCTGCGGCGCGATCGCGGCCTTGATTAGTCTCGTCTACTTTAGCGGCCGCGATGCCTGGCTGCGAGCGCAGGGGCGGTCGGTGCCGGTGCTGACGGCGGCGACCGATCTCCCTGCGGGCGTGGCCCTGGCGCCGACGCATCTGCGGATCGTTGCCATCCCACGGCAGTTTATCCCCGCCGGCGTGCTGACGCGCGCGGAAGATGCCGTGGGGCTGGTCACGCTCACTGGGCTGCGTGCCGGCGAGCCGATCACTGATACGCGGATCGCGCCCGCCACGCAGGCGGCGCAGGTCGCGGCTGCGGTCCCGGCGGGGCGCCGTGCCGTGAGTGTGCCGTATCAAGCCGCGCGCGCCGCGGGCGGACTGGTGCGTCCCCACGACCGCGTGGACCTGTTGGTTAGTTTCGATTTCGGCGCGCGCGACGCCGCGGAGACTTCGGTCTTCACGGTGCTGCGCAATTTGGAAGTGCTGGCGGTGAATCGGGAGATCAGCGGCACGGCGCCGCTGCGCGATCTAAAACTCGACGCGGCGTCCACGCTCGCGGCGCGGCGTGAGGCCGCGAGCGAGGGCACGGTCACATTGGCCGTGACGCCGGAAGAGGCCCAGCGCGTGGTGTTTGCGGTCGAAAACGGCGTCGTGCATTTAACGCTGCGTGGGAACGGCGAACACGAGGAGGCTGCGCCGATCTTGGCCCCGGCTACGGCCGCAAACGTCACCGGGCTCTCCAGCCTGATTCGCAGGAGGGAATATCGTGGACGCTAA